A region from the Posidoniimonas polymericola genome encodes:
- a CDS encoding PEP-CTERM sorting domain-containing protein: protein MKNKDSKRSDQSGGANQTAKRLASYSMAAGLGAFGCGEAARGAIVYTDVPDIVLMRGDPAVELNLDNDPTGKLDLHFRNNAGGTWYASGRFIGLAYPGEPAPESYSYALSRLNDPPGSNPGYYVRAFHPGDQIGPVGEGLTVKAGRLSNTPQSGYGVLKTSLRSPYSPADDGGGFGDTTSDQFAGIAIRDPDDGLHFGWVRLRAEIITTASFPYYEHVWTLYDWAYETDLNTPILAGAKPEPVAGDYNSDGVVDAADYTVWRDQKGQSTTLPNTDPSDTDNLVTQSEYEFWKSRFGSTSGSATAAAPTGSSIPEPSSLALLAAGVGALVSHRRR, encoded by the coding sequence ATGAAGAACAAAGATTCGAAGCGTTCAGACCAGAGCGGCGGCGCCAATCAGACAGCAAAGAGGCTGGCGTCCTACTCAATGGCCGCCGGGTTGGGGGCGTTTGGTTGCGGCGAGGCAGCCCGCGGAGCAATCGTCTACACCGATGTGCCGGATATCGTGTTGATGCGCGGCGATCCGGCTGTCGAGCTGAACCTCGACAACGATCCGACCGGCAAACTCGACCTGCACTTCCGCAACAACGCGGGGGGTACGTGGTACGCCTCGGGGCGGTTTATCGGCCTCGCGTACCCCGGCGAGCCTGCGCCGGAGTCGTACTCGTACGCCCTTTCCCGCCTCAACGATCCCCCGGGCAGCAACCCGGGCTACTACGTGCGGGCCTTCCATCCGGGCGATCAGATTGGTCCTGTTGGTGAAGGGCTCACGGTCAAGGCCGGTCGCCTCTCGAACACTCCGCAGAGCGGGTACGGGGTCTTGAAGACTAGTCTTCGCAGCCCGTACTCGCCGGCGGACGACGGCGGCGGGTTTGGCGACACCACCAGCGATCAGTTCGCCGGCATTGCGATCCGCGACCCCGACGACGGCCTGCACTTCGGCTGGGTGCGGCTGCGTGCGGAGATCATCACCACCGCCAGCTTCCCCTACTACGAGCACGTTTGGACGCTCTACGACTGGGCCTACGAGACGGATCTCAACACTCCGATCCTTGCCGGCGCCAAGCCGGAGCCGGTCGCAGGCGACTACAACTCAGACGGCGTCGTGGACGCCGCCGACTACACCGTGTGGCGTGACCAGAAGGGGCAGAGCACGACCCTGCCCAACACCGACCCGTCGGACACCGACAACTTGGTTACGCAGTCGGAGTACGAGTTCTGGAAATCGCGATTCGGCAGCACGTCGGGCAGCGCCACGGCGGCCGCGCCGACGGGTTCGTCGATTCCCGAGCCATCGTCCCTGGCGCTGCTGGCGGCCGGGGTCGGCGCGCTGGTCTCCCACCGGCGTCGGTAG
- a CDS encoding DUF1559 family PulG-like putative transporter: MKRPAYQSKAVSRGFTLVELLVVIAIIGVLIALLLPAVQAAREAARRAQCTSQLKNLTLAMINLESATGRMPSSGWRGNWTGDPDRGLDHTQPGGWIFAILPYIEEQALFERGQGLTGSARGAQLAERDRTPIAVLNCPSRRSGGPYPQANGDPYPPAGRTAYSGDGKGGAAGYLQPAAARSDYATNVGDETGFDGVCQTLSPSNYNSLPANFPPKASEFTGISFCGTAAKLRQIPDGLSKTIALGERWVPVASYTGEVYFKADDWAMYTGFQDDTVRSTYYDGRTANHTPRSDADESYPTTDLNAREAFGSAHPGGCLFSMCDGSVSLVAYSVDAEAFRQMGHRADGGEVKVYSRR; encoded by the coding sequence GTGAAACGACCGGCATACCAATCGAAAGCAGTCTCGCGAGGCTTCACCCTGGTCGAGCTGCTGGTCGTGATCGCGATTATCGGCGTGCTGATCGCCCTGCTGCTGCCCGCAGTCCAAGCCGCCCGAGAGGCCGCGCGGCGGGCCCAGTGCACCAGCCAACTGAAGAACCTCACGCTGGCGATGATCAACCTGGAGTCCGCCACCGGGAGGATGCCCTCCTCAGGCTGGCGTGGCAACTGGACCGGCGACCCCGACCGGGGTCTCGACCACACGCAGCCCGGCGGCTGGATCTTCGCGATCCTCCCCTACATCGAAGAGCAAGCCTTGTTTGAGCGGGGCCAGGGGCTGACCGGCTCGGCGCGTGGCGCACAGCTTGCCGAGCGCGACCGCACGCCCATCGCGGTGCTCAACTGCCCGTCGCGTCGCAGCGGCGGCCCCTACCCCCAAGCCAATGGCGATCCCTACCCACCCGCAGGTCGGACGGCCTACTCGGGCGATGGCAAGGGCGGCGCCGCAGGGTATCTCCAGCCGGCCGCGGCCCGGAGTGACTACGCCACGAACGTCGGTGACGAGACCGGCTTTGACGGCGTCTGCCAAACTCTGTCGCCCTCGAACTACAACTCGCTGCCCGCCAATTTCCCGCCGAAGGCAAGCGAGTTCACGGGCATCAGCTTCTGCGGCACCGCGGCCAAGCTGCGTCAGATCCCCGACGGCCTGAGTAAGACTATCGCCCTGGGTGAGCGCTGGGTTCCGGTGGCTTCCTACACAGGCGAGGTCTACTTTAAGGCCGACGACTGGGCCATGTACACGGGCTTCCAGGACGACACCGTCCGCTCGACCTACTACGACGGCCGCACCGCGAACCACACACCCCGCAGCGACGCCGACGAGTCGTACCCCACCACCGACCTCAACGCCCGCGAGGCGTTCGGTAGCGCCCACCCCGGCGGGTGCCTGTTCTCGATGTGCGACGGCTCGGTGTCGCTTGTCGCCTACTCTGTCGACGCCGAGGCCTTCCGTCAGATGGGCCACCGCGCCGATGGCGGCGAGGTGAAAGTGTACTCGCGTCGCTAA
- a CDS encoding DUF1559 domain-containing protein, whose translation MIKNDKSSPRAHKKKAFTLVELLVVIAIIGILIAMLLPAVQSAREAARRSQCQSNTKNVALAVINYETTQKEFPIGMTHDSSKNPDLGHPIHFGPNWIIQILAYIEQQATYDLFDLSVKINGRGTTDSELRNRQARGAQIPVLLCPTDGNNQVLYEGNYPAHGDNWGRTNYAANAGGSFLFKAPCGPSPVGPDDYYCTEGPSGSAWSSGKDGWRDNARRRGVMGVNTSVSARRISDGMTKTIMIGEVRAGLSSKDARGVWAMGHAGASLLAMFGSGGDANGPNACYPNSDDVYCDLSLGDQNQAECMSCVPDRYFAQATARSSHVGGVNLAMCDGSVQFVSDDIETSGDHGPWGSLWDFMIGSADGSSL comes from the coding sequence ATGATCAAGAACGATAAGTCGAGCCCCCGCGCGCACAAGAAAAAGGCGTTCACCCTGGTGGAGCTGCTGGTGGTCATCGCCATTATCGGCATCCTCATTGCGATGCTGCTCCCCGCGGTCCAGTCGGCCCGCGAGGCCGCGCGGCGTTCCCAGTGCCAGAGCAACACCAAGAACGTCGCGCTCGCGGTGATCAACTACGAAACCACACAGAAAGAGTTCCCGATCGGCATGACGCACGACAGCTCGAAGAACCCCGATCTCGGGCACCCCATCCATTTTGGCCCCAACTGGATCATCCAGATTCTCGCCTACATCGAACAGCAGGCCACCTACGACCTCTTCGATCTGTCGGTGAAGATAAACGGCAGAGGGACGACCGATAGCGAACTGCGCAACCGCCAGGCGCGTGGCGCTCAGATCCCCGTGCTCCTCTGCCCGACCGACGGGAACAACCAAGTCCTCTACGAAGGGAACTACCCTGCGCACGGCGACAACTGGGGGCGGACCAACTACGCGGCAAACGCGGGCGGATCGTTCCTGTTCAAGGCGCCGTGTGGCCCTAGCCCTGTGGGTCCCGACGACTACTACTGCACCGAGGGCCCCAGCGGCTCCGCGTGGTCCTCCGGCAAAGACGGCTGGAGGGACAATGCCCGCCGTCGCGGGGTGATGGGGGTCAACACCTCGGTCTCCGCGAGGCGGATCAGCGACGGCATGACCAAGACGATCATGATTGGAGAGGTCCGCGCCGGCCTGAGCTCCAAGGACGCCCGTGGGGTCTGGGCAATGGGGCACGCCGGCGCGAGCCTGCTGGCCATGTTCGGCTCCGGGGGTGACGCCAATGGACCGAATGCGTGCTACCCAAATTCGGACGACGTTTACTGCGACCTCAGCCTGGGAGACCAGAATCAAGCCGAGTGCATGTCCTGCGTTCCCGACCGGTACTTCGCGCAGGCGACGGCTCGCAGCTCTCATGTTGGCGGCGTGAACCTGGCGATGTGCGACGGCAGCGTGCAGTTTGTCAGCGATGACATCGAAACCAGCGGAGACCACGGCCCCTGGGGGTCGCTGTGGGACTTTATGATCGGCAGCGCCGACGGGAGCAGTCTGTAA
- a CDS encoding alkaline phosphatase family protein, which yields MKRLAEKVLLIGWDAADWLMIRPLIDQGLMPTLASLIEDGVSGNLATIRPILSPMLWNSIATGKRADKHGICGFAEPLPDGSGIRPVTSTSRKTKAIWNILSQNGLNSNVVGWFASHPAEPIRGAVVSDYYVHPPAPGQDPDALPPDVCHPERLIEPMAKLRVKPRDIDAQAILSFVTRAAEIDGAKDDRLRKLATLLMRTSSIQAAACALMAKEPWDFMAVYYDAIDQFGHHFMPYHPPAVEGISELDAEIFKDVMVNCYRFHDMMLESLLNNAGEDATVILVSDHGFHSGSERTDTDGFKDPTSWHRPFGVVCAKGPGFKKNDSLYGACLLDVTPTILSLFGLPVGEDMDGRPWLEAFDEETRPERVKSWDLVDGECGMHSEDRREDPVEAAEALRHLVDLGYIEPPSEDVQQTVQNTTIDLKTNLALALSDSNRLEQSLPIWQELVELCADDPAKKDLYLAHSACCHLQLDHAAECASILDQLNGEMGQSPFVQLMRVRLAEKNRQPDEALRLAREVLDQCPDDTGILNRVGQLLLDSESWDDAESVFRRSLSLLEENPMAHDGLAAVHLERDSFGDAIEHSLLAVGLIHYFPSAHYHLGVALHGDGREEQAIAAFETCLAMRYRLKDAHYRLAVLYRSRDPLRANRHQELAGL from the coding sequence ATGAAGCGGCTGGCCGAGAAGGTACTGTTGATAGGTTGGGACGCAGCGGACTGGCTGATGATCCGTCCACTGATCGATCAGGGCCTGATGCCAACGCTGGCTTCGCTGATCGAAGACGGCGTGAGCGGCAACCTGGCGACGATCCGGCCGATCCTTTCGCCGATGCTATGGAACTCGATCGCCACCGGCAAACGGGCCGACAAGCACGGCATCTGCGGTTTTGCCGAGCCCTTGCCCGACGGCTCCGGGATACGGCCCGTCACCAGCACCAGCCGAAAGACAAAAGCGATCTGGAACATCCTGTCGCAGAACGGCCTCAACAGCAACGTCGTGGGTTGGTTCGCCAGTCACCCGGCCGAGCCGATCCGCGGGGCGGTTGTGAGCGATTACTACGTCCATCCGCCGGCGCCGGGCCAGGACCCCGACGCCCTGCCTCCCGACGTCTGCCACCCGGAGCGGCTGATCGAGCCGATGGCCAAGCTGAGGGTGAAACCGCGTGACATCGACGCCCAGGCCATCCTGTCGTTTGTCACCCGCGCGGCGGAGATCGACGGCGCCAAGGACGACCGACTGCGTAAGCTGGCCACACTGCTGATGCGGACGTCGAGCATCCAGGCCGCGGCGTGCGCCCTGATGGCGAAGGAGCCTTGGGATTTCATGGCGGTCTACTACGACGCCATCGACCAGTTCGGCCACCACTTCATGCCCTACCACCCGCCGGCGGTAGAGGGCATCTCCGAGCTGGACGCGGAGATCTTCAAGGACGTGATGGTCAACTGCTACCGGTTCCACGACATGATGCTGGAGTCGCTGCTGAACAACGCCGGCGAGGACGCCACCGTCATCCTGGTGAGCGACCACGGCTTCCACAGCGGGAGCGAGCGGACCGACACAGACGGGTTCAAGGACCCCACCAGCTGGCACCGGCCGTTCGGCGTGGTCTGCGCGAAGGGGCCGGGGTTCAAGAAGAACGATTCGCTTTATGGAGCTTGCCTGCTCGATGTGACGCCCACCATCCTGTCGCTGTTCGGGCTGCCGGTCGGCGAAGACATGGACGGGCGGCCCTGGCTGGAGGCGTTCGACGAAGAAACGCGGCCCGAACGCGTCAAGAGCTGGGACCTGGTGGACGGCGAGTGCGGCATGCACAGCGAGGACCGCCGGGAGGACCCCGTCGAGGCGGCCGAGGCGCTCCGCCACTTGGTGGACCTGGGGTACATCGAACCGCCCAGCGAAGACGTTCAGCAGACCGTGCAGAACACCACCATCGACCTCAAGACCAACCTGGCCCTGGCGCTGTCCGACAGCAACCGCCTGGAGCAGTCGCTGCCGATCTGGCAGGAGCTGGTGGAACTCTGTGCGGACGACCCGGCCAAGAAAGACCTGTACCTCGCTCACTCGGCGTGCTGCCACCTGCAGCTCGACCACGCGGCGGAGTGCGCAAGCATCCTGGATCAGCTCAACGGCGAGATGGGGCAGTCGCCGTTTGTCCAGCTGATGCGCGTCCGGCTGGCGGAAAAGAACCGCCAGCCGGACGAAGCGCTGCGGCTGGCGCGGGAGGTGCTCGACCAGTGCCCCGACGACACCGGCATCCTCAACCGCGTCGGCCAGCTGCTGCTCGATTCGGAGTCCTGGGACGACGCCGAGTCGGTGTTCCGACGCTCCCTGTCGCTGCTCGAAGAAAACCCGATGGCCCACGACGGGCTGGCGGCGGTGCACCTGGAACGGGACTCTTTCGGCGACGCCATCGAGCACTCGCTGCTCGCGGTCGGCCTGATTCACTACTTCCCATCGGCCCACTACCACCTCGGAGTGGCGTTGCACGGGGACGGCCGCGAGGAACAAGCGATAGCCGCGTTTGAAACGTGCCTCGCGATGCGATACCGGCTCAAAGACGCCCACTACCGCTTGGCGGTTCTCTACCGATCAAGAGACCCGCTTCGAGCCAACCGACATCAGGAACTGGCCGGCCTCTAA
- a CDS encoding AraC family transcriptional regulator has product MKPAFEKLISPEGCSIRCSQGLAVKKSENRWHYHPEIELTLIERGTGTRLVGDHVESYGVGDMVLLGSNLPHHWAVVEPRKQDYTIHRAMVVQFSPSLFSEAFVAVPEMQPVGELLDRAKRGIRITGKARRNVARMMTEMRDQTASDRFISLLRCLFYVASIEETTLLASESYSPVWRTKAESRLNDILTYIHVNLADPDLTQNELADLAGMTPSAFSRFFRKATQRTVISYINEKRISLACRMLLERERSVLDISLEVGYDTVSYFNRRFRQVKGMTPREFRERFRGHAAWESLA; this is encoded by the coding sequence ATGAAACCGGCATTTGAGAAGCTGATCTCGCCCGAAGGCTGCTCGATCCGTTGCAGCCAAGGGCTCGCCGTCAAGAAGTCAGAAAACCGATGGCACTACCACCCGGAAATTGAGTTGACGCTCATCGAACGCGGCACGGGAACGAGACTTGTTGGCGACCATGTGGAGTCGTACGGGGTCGGTGACATGGTGCTGCTGGGGTCTAATCTTCCGCACCACTGGGCCGTCGTCGAGCCGCGGAAGCAAGACTACACGATCCACCGGGCGATGGTTGTGCAGTTTTCGCCGAGCCTATTCAGCGAGGCATTCGTTGCGGTCCCTGAGATGCAGCCCGTGGGGGAATTGCTGGATCGTGCCAAACGAGGAATTCGGATCACTGGCAAAGCCCGCCGGAATGTCGCCCGAATGATGACCGAAATGCGTGATCAGACAGCGTCGGACCGATTCATCAGCCTGCTGCGATGCCTGTTCTACGTGGCCAGCATCGAGGAGACGACGCTCTTGGCCAGTGAGAGTTATTCTCCGGTGTGGCGCACCAAGGCCGAGTCGCGGCTTAACGACATCCTGACCTACATTCATGTCAATCTGGCCGATCCGGACCTTACCCAGAATGAGCTGGCCGATTTGGCGGGGATGACGCCGTCGGCTTTCAGCCGGTTCTTCCGCAAAGCCACGCAGCGGACGGTCATCAGCTACATCAACGAGAAGCGTATTAGCCTGGCCTGCCGGATGTTGTTGGAACGGGAGCGATCCGTTCTCGACATCTCCCTCGAGGTGGGCTACGACACGGTTTCGTACTTCAATCGCCGGTTTCGCCAGGTCAAGGGCATGACGCCTCGTGAATTCCGCGAGCGGTTTCGAGGGCATGCCGCCTGGGAAAGTCTGGCGTGA
- a CDS encoding sigma-70 family RNA polymerase sigma factor translates to MSEPNVKQQPAVVGEEFVQLLTGEQLRLLHYITMLLSGDVNAAENVLQETNLVLWRKASEFAPGTSFRAWSRTVAQWQVQAYLRDRGRDRHVFSLELMSQLASRDNEFAVQPETRGALRDCLKNLGQTQFDLLNWRYEDGLPIRKISARAGKSEVAVRSSLQRIRRILLSCIESKIAAG, encoded by the coding sequence ATGAGCGAACCGAACGTCAAACAGCAGCCGGCCGTCGTCGGCGAGGAGTTCGTCCAGCTGCTAACCGGCGAGCAGCTGCGGCTGTTGCACTACATCACGATGCTCCTCAGCGGCGACGTCAACGCCGCCGAGAACGTGCTGCAAGAGACCAACCTCGTGCTGTGGCGCAAGGCGTCGGAGTTCGCGCCGGGCACCAGCTTCCGCGCGTGGTCTCGCACAGTGGCGCAGTGGCAGGTGCAGGCGTACCTCCGCGACCGCGGCCGCGACCGACACGTGTTCAGCCTCGAGCTGATGTCGCAGTTGGCCAGCCGCGACAACGAGTTCGCCGTCCAGCCAGAGACCCGCGGCGCCCTCCGCGACTGCCTGAAAAACCTCGGCCAGACGCAGTTCGATCTGCTCAACTGGCGGTACGAGGATGGGCTGCCGATCCGCAAAATCTCCGCGCGGGCGGGGAAGTCCGAGGTCGCGGTCCGCTCGTCGCTGCAACGGATCCGCCGGATCCTGCTGAGCTGTATTGAATCGAAGATCGCGGCGGGTTAG
- a CDS encoding sulfotransferase family protein, with protein sequence MMQMLVAGGLAPLTDGQRGADEDNPRGYLEYDKTKSLRSDNSWLGDARGKVVKVIVQLLEYLPREKYRIVFMQRDLIEVVRSQRTMLERSGKQGAALSDAQLEGLFSKQVEAVDRFLQASDAQVLKVQHRSCIDCPAEVAAEVNRFLGGGLDEGAMVEAVDPTLYRQQSGPE encoded by the coding sequence ATGATGCAGATGCTCGTCGCTGGCGGACTTGCCCCGTTGACCGACGGACAACGCGGCGCCGACGAGGATAACCCCCGCGGGTACCTTGAGTACGACAAGACGAAGAGCCTGAGGTCGGACAACTCGTGGCTGGGCGACGCCAGGGGTAAAGTGGTCAAGGTGATCGTGCAGCTGCTGGAGTATCTGCCCCGGGAGAAATACCGCATCGTGTTCATGCAGCGGGACCTGATCGAGGTGGTGAGGTCGCAGCGAACCATGCTCGAACGATCCGGCAAGCAGGGGGCGGCGCTGTCCGACGCGCAGCTCGAAGGCTTATTCTCCAAGCAGGTCGAGGCGGTCGACAGATTCCTCCAAGCAAGTGACGCTCAAGTGCTCAAAGTGCAGCACCGCTCCTGTATCGACTGCCCAGCCGAAGTGGCCGCCGAGGTGAACCGATTCCTAGGCGGGGGACTCGACGAGGGCGCGATGGTAGAAGCCGTCGACCCCACCCTCTACCGGCAGCAGAGTGGTCCGGAATGA
- a CDS encoding PEP-CTERM sorting domain-containing protein → MHNKKHASETSHQNLRSKLQIAKQISSYTAAAGLGAFAFGESVDAAIVYTDVPDIVVNQDSPTGGYFDMDGDGVDDFRFRFNNGGGGLARIRFQGVAPSADLSNSPAKGSTYYVRSFELGDLIGPGTPEANNNGIVTSNLSNFGNPTDPQFAGIKLDIGGATHFGWVRVKTEPVDLSTGYGVAPLTGTIFDWAFESEPDTPIAAGATPEPSSLALLAAGVGALIGASRSRSS, encoded by the coding sequence ATGCACAACAAGAAGCACGCCTCCGAGACTAGCCACCAGAACCTTCGCAGCAAGCTGCAGATTGCGAAGCAGATATCTTCCTACACGGCTGCTGCCGGACTTGGGGCCTTCGCGTTCGGCGAGTCGGTCGACGCGGCGATCGTCTACACAGACGTTCCCGACATCGTTGTCAACCAAGACAGTCCGACCGGCGGTTATTTCGACATGGATGGCGACGGTGTCGACGATTTCCGTTTCCGCTTTAACAACGGCGGCGGTGGACTGGCGAGGATTCGGTTTCAGGGCGTGGCCCCCTCGGCCGACCTGTCAAACTCACCGGCCAAGGGCAGCACCTACTACGTGCGGTCGTTCGAGCTGGGAGACCTAATCGGGCCGGGCACGCCGGAGGCAAATAACAACGGAATCGTCACGTCGAACCTGTCAAACTTCGGCAACCCAACCGACCCGCAGTTCGCCGGAATCAAGCTCGACATCGGCGGCGCGACGCACTTCGGCTGGGTGCGAGTAAAGACCGAGCCGGTCGACCTGAGCACCGGCTACGGCGTCGCTCCGCTGACCGGGACAATCTTCGACTGGGCATTCGAGTCAGAACCGGATACACCAATCGCCGCGGGCGCCACTCCCGAGCCTTCGTCCTTGGCGTTGCTGGCAGCGGGGGTGGGCGCCCTCATCGGCGCGAGCCGCTCACGTTCGTCCTGA